GCGTCGCGTCGTGGCGGCGGGCGATCTCGGCGAGCGTCGGATCGCCCAGCACCTTGCCGTAGGCAAGCGTCATGTACGACGTCACGTGGATGCGCTCGCGCTGCAGGAACTCGACCAGCTTGCGATTCTGCAGATACGGGCTCAGCTCGATCTGGTTCGTCGCGATCGCGTCGCGGCCGACGGCGGCGATCGCACGCTGCGTCAGCGCGACGTTGAAGTTCGACACGCCGATCCTGCGCGTGAGGCCGGCCGCTTTCGCTTCGGCGAGCGCCGTCATGAATTCCTCGGGCTCGATGCCGTTGCCGGGCGCGGGCCAATGGATCAGCGCCAGGTCCACGTAATCGGTGCGCAGCTTCGCGAGGCTCGCTTCGAGGCTAGCCGCGAGCTTGTCCTTCGCGTAGTTGTCGACCCAGATCTTCGTCGTGAGAAAGAGCGCGTCGCGCGGCACGCCCGATTCGGCGATCGCGCGGCCGATTTCCGCTTCGTTGCCGTAGATCTGAGCGGTATCGATCGCGCGATAGCCGAGTTCGAGGCCGTTGCGCACGGAATCGATCACGGCCTGGCCTTGCAGGCGGAACGTGCCGAGACCGAATGCGGGAATTGTGTCCATGTCATGCTCCGTAATACTGATGATTCGTTGAATGGGTGGAAATGGAATGTCTTCGATGCGGCGTATCGGCGCTTGCATGCGCGCTTCGCCCGATAGCGATCCGCACGCGATGCGGCGAGGTGGGCGTGCGGCCGTACCGGCGCGGCGCATCGAGACGGAGGGCGCACGTCGCCTGCGATTCGTTCGGCATCCGGACGAGCGCAAGGCAACGGACACGCTCGCCGGCATCCTTCAATGCGCGAGCGCGACGGCGTCGGCGGTTCGCTCGGGCAAGCCCGCTCGACGATCGAGGCGGCCGCTCAGCGCCGTCAGCGCGAGCGCGCCGAGCGTGACCGCGCCTGCGATCCACGGCGTGTGGCCGAGGCCGATGTGCGCGACGACGAGCCCGCCGAGCGACGAACCGCCCGCGACGCCGAGGTTGAACGCGGCGATGTTGAATCCCGATGCGACTTCTGCCGATTGCGGCGCGAAGTGCCGCGCCTGCTTGACGACGTAGACTTGCAGTCCCGGCACGTTGCCGAACGCGACGGCGCCCCAGGCGAGCATCGTCGATACAACGAGCGCCGCGTGGTGGACGGCGAAGGTCAGCGCGAACAGTACGGCCGCGAGCAGCAGGAAGATGCGCTTCAGCGCGCCGACCGGGCCGAGACGATCCGCGAGCTTGCCGCCCCAGACGTTGCCGGCCGCGACCGACACGCCGTAGGCGACGAGCACGAGAGTCACCTGCGACGGCGTGAAGCCCGCAATCTGCTCGAGGAGCGGCGCCATGAACGTGAACGCGATCAGCGAGCCGCCATAGCCGACCGCCGTCATCGCATAGACGAGCAGGAGCCGCGGATGCGCGAGCGCACGGGCCTGCTCGACGAGCGGCGCGGGGCGCGCATGCGGCAGGCCGCGCGGGATGAATGCGAGCGCGCCGACGAGCGCGACGACGCCGAACGCGGCGACGACGACGAACGTCGTGCGCCAGCCGAAGTGCTGGCCGATGAATGTGCCGAGCGGAATGCCGGCGACGAACGCGACGGTCATCCCGCTGAACATCGTTGCAATCGCGCTTGCCGCCTTGTCCTTCGGCACGAGCGTCGTCGCGATCACGGAGCCGACCGAGAAGAACACGCCGTGCGCAAGCCCGGTCAGCACGCGTGCGACGATCAGCGACTCATAGCCGGGCGCGCGCCACGCGACGAGGTTGCCGATCGTGAAGAGCGCCATCAGCGCGGCGAGCAGCGACTTGCGCGGTACGCGGCCAGTCAACGCGGTCAGCAGCGGCGCGCCGACCGCGACGCTCAGCGCGTAAAGGCTCACGAGCAGCCCGGCGGACGGCAGGCTCACGCGCAAATCGGCCGCGATGGTGGGAATCAGGCCGACGATCACGAACTCGGTCGTGCCGATGGCGAAGGCGCTGAGCGTCAGCGCGAGGAGGGCGACAGGCATGATGGTGGTTCCCGCATCGATGAAGACGAAGCGGAGTGTGCGCCCTTTACTTTTGATGAAAAAGCGGTCTATAAACGAAATACTTTTGATTTGAAATCAAGTATGAAAATTACGCTCGACGAATTGCAGACGTTCGCGACCGTGGTCGACACGGGATCGATCACCGCGGCCGCGCAGCAACTGGAGCTGACCGTGTCGGCGACGAGCCGCACGCTCGGCCGGCTCGAGAAGAAACTGCAGACGACGCTGCTGCGCCGGACGACGCGCCGTCTGGAACTGACCGAGGAGGGACGCGCATTCCTGCAGAACGCGCGTGCGATCATCGAATCGGTCGAGCGCGCGGAAGAGCAGATGGCCGCGCGCCGCGAACGGCCGTCCGGGCGGCTGCGCGTCGATGCCGCGACGCCGTTCATGCTGCATGTCGTCGTGCCGCTCGTGAACGGCTATCGCACGCGCTATCCGCACGTCGAGCTGGAGCTCAACAGCAACGACGAGATCATCGATCTGCTCGAACGCCGCACCGACGTCGCAATCCGGATCGGTCGCCTGAAGGATTCGACGCTGCATAGCCGCGCGATCGGCAGCAGCCGGCTGAGGATCCTCGCGAGTCCTCAGTATCTGGACGTGCACGGAAATCCGCGGCGCGTCGACGACCTCGACAAGCACACGCTCCTCGGCTTCAACCAGCCGGAATCGCTGAATCAGTGGCCGGTGCTCGGGCGGGACGGCGAGCCTTACAGGATTGCTCCGGCGCTGGCGTCGTCGAGCGGCGAGACGCTCAGGCAACTCGCGTTGCAGGGTGCCGGCATTGTCTGCCTGTCCGATTTCATGACCGCACGAGACCGCGACGAAGGGCGGCTCGTGCAATTGCTTCCGCGCCAGACGCGCGAAGTGTTGCAGCCGATTCATGCGGTCTATTACCGCAATACGGCGATCTCGTCGCGAATCGCGTCGTTCGTCGATTATCTGGCTGACGAGATGAAACGCATCGGATTGCAACGCCCGTGATACGGAAACGTCGCACGTCGAATCGGCGAGTGCATCGAGCTTGCGGCGAGGCGATATGCGCTTTCATCCTGCTTCGGTGCGCATTCAACGCGACGCAGCGCTTTTCCTCTCCTGCAAGCGAACGCAACCGCTCGCGAGGCGGTATGCTTCGAATCACCTATTTATTTAGGTTGCCAAAAAATATCAACAAGCGCTTAAATAACTGATTTGGCCTTATTCTCGAATCGCGCTGAAATCGCGCAGGCATATTCTGGAAGTGATCTAAGTATTTCCACAGGGAATTTCATCTAGCCTATCAATCAACGAATGCGGCGACGAACGACACGCATTCGAGCCGACGCCGCGCAGCACGCACCCCGCTTGTCCGACGCGCACTCGCCGGCGTTGCATCCGAACGCGGGCGCGCCGCGCCATCGACAGATCGGCGGCGCATCGGCGGAACGATTCGAACTAAGCAGCCAGCAGCCTGAGAGAAAGCAGCAAGCAGTCAAACGACGAGGGGCCGGTAGTCGTTGACGAACGAACGTGTCGCGCAAGTGCGCATGCGGCGTCGTTCGCTCGTCTGCCGGTGCGCAATGCCGCCTGAATCTCGAAGGTGCCCGTAAAGAGACATCGCAAAGAGGATTCAGTCAGATGGCCAGACACATCGTTCAAGCAATCCAGTCTCATGCGTTCGGCACGCCGTACAAATGCGCGTTGTCCGATTCGCGCGGCGATCTCAACTACGCCGATCTCGACCGTTTCAGCACTCGTTTCGCGATGCGCCTGCAGGATCTGGGCTGCCGCCCGGGCGATCGCGTCGCGATGCTGGCGAGCCGCCGCGCGCTTTTGGTCGCGGCGATCATCGGCGTGTTCAGGGCGGGCTGCGTGCATGTGCCGCTCGATCCGCGCATGCCGGCCGACCGCTTGCGCTACATCCTGCACGACGTCGCACCGACGCTCGTGATCGCCGACGAGGACTTGACCGACGCGCTCGAGCACGCGCTGCCGTCCGCTGCGCCGATCATGCCGGTCGGCGAGCTCGAGCGGCTCCTCGCCGACGACGATTCGGCGCGGCTCGATGCGCTCGTGCAGCCGCTGCCGCTGCCGCCGCTCGACGAAACCGCGATTGCGTACTGCATCTATACGTCCGGCTCGACCGGTCGCCCGAAAGGCGTGCTGATCAATCATCGCAGCATCGCCGACTTCTTCGAAGGCACGCGCGTCGTCTACGACGTCACGCCGCAATCCCGATGCGCGAGCTTCTCGCCGCTGCATTTCGACGTGTATCTGATGGACATGCTGTTCCCGCTCGCGCAGGGCGCGTCTTTGTACGTGCACGACGACGTGAACGCGCCCGACTTGCTGTTCGACGCGATTCGCACGCACGACGTCACGCATTTCTCCGCGTGGGGCATGATGCTCGGCCTGATCGCGCAGGCGGGCGAATTCGAGACCGCGCCGCTGCCGCACCTGAAGACGATCCTCACCGGCACCGACGTGCCGGACGTGAAGACGATCCAGCGCTGGCTCAGGAAGAACGCGGGCGTGCAGGTGATCAACGCATACGGGCCGACCGAGGCGACCTGCGCGTCGACTGCGCACGTGATCCGTGAAATCGAGCCCGAGCGGCGCGCGCTCTATCCGATCGGCAAGCCGCTCGAGCACGTGCGGGCGCTGCTCGTCGACGAGCGCGGCGAGCCGATCACGGCGCCCGGCGTGCCGGGCGAGCTGATGATCGGCGGCACGCAGGTGATGCAGGGCTACTGGAATTTGACGGAGGAGACGGCGGCGCGGCTCGTTCGTCTGGACGGCGTGCCTTTCTATCGGACGGGCGACGTCTGCACGTATCTCGCCGACGGCAGCCTGTACTACTTGGGCCGCAAGGACAATGAAGTGAAGATCGGCGGCTATCGGATCCATTTGAGCGAAATCCAGCGGGTCATCAACAGCGTGCCGCACGTGTACGGATCGGAGGTCGTGCTGCTCGAATCGCGCTACGGCGAGACGCTGCTCGCCGCCGGCGTGCTGTTCGAGCGAGGCGCGTCGCTCGATGCCGAGCCGCAGGTCGACGAGATCAAGCGGCGCCTCGCGGCGGAGCTGCCCGCCTACATGGTGCCTCGCCACGTCACGGTTCTCGAGCAGTTTCCGCAGTTGTCATCGGGAAAGACGGATCGCAAAGCGCTTCTGTCGATATTGCAACACCGCATCAACGAAAGTAACCAGGAGGAAGTGAATTCATGAAAACCGAAACGATGTTGATTCAGATTCTGGAGAGCGTGATCGGCGTCAAGAAAGTGACGGGCGACACCCGTTTTCTGGACATCGGCGGCAATTCGCTCAATCTCGTCGAAGTGCTGAAGCAGATCAAGGCGAAGACGGGCGTCGCGCCGTCGCCGAGGCTGTTCTTCGACAAGACGCGCTCGACGGTGACGGCGTTGAGCGCCGAAATCGACGCGCTGCGCGAACTCAGCAACGCCGCGGCTCCGGTCGCGGGCTGATCCGCGGGCGTTTCACGAGCCGCGCGAGCGGCGGCCGCGACAAGCGGATTTTTCAGGACATGGCGCTTCGCGCCATATTTAGGAGAACTGAGATGCAAAAGCGTTTTCACCTGTCGGAAGCCGAGCAGAAGTTCTTTTACGAGAACGGGTATGCCGGCCCGTTCACGCTGTACGAGCCGGAAGAGATGACCCGTGTCTGGGAAGACGTGCGAATGGATCTGCTCGACGTGACGAAGGCGGCGTTCCCGAACAGCAAGCTCAACTACGATCGCCATCTCGACATGCCTGCTCTGAACCAGATCATCAGCCATCCGAAGATCGTCGACCGGATCTCGAGCATCCTCGGCCCGAACGTGCTGAGCTGGCGCACCGAGTGGTTCCCGAAATATCCGGGCGACGAAGGCACCGACTGGCACCAGGCCGAGAGCTTCGTCGAGTTCGAGGGCACCGAGAAGCTCGAGCCGACGGCGGCCGAAGAAGGGCGCCCATGGGAGCTGACCGCATGGGTTGCGATGAGCGAGGCGACGAAGGAGAACGGTTGCCTGAAGCTGATGCCGGGCAGCCATCGCACCTGGTACTTCGACGAGAAGCGCAACATCCCGTTCGAGCCGGAGAACTTCAACAAGCGCGTGCTCGACGACGGCCAGAAGTCGGGCTTCTACGGCTACGACTACGAGAAGCTGAAGCTCGATCCGAGCTGGAAGCCGGACGAGGCGCGCGCGGTGCACATGGAAGTGAAGCCGGGCCAGTTCTTCATCTTCACGTCGCGCTGTATGCACGGCTCGAATCCGAACACGAGCAAGGATTCGGTGCGCTTCGGCTGGGCGACGCGCTTCGTGCCGACTCACGTGAAGGTCTACTCGGGCCAGGACGCGTTCCACCACTTCGGCGAAGTGCTGCCGCTCGACCGCTACT
This genomic stretch from Burkholderia oklahomensis C6786 harbors:
- the dkgB gene encoding 2,5-didehydrogluconate reductase DkgB translates to MDTIPAFGLGTFRLQGQAVIDSVRNGLELGYRAIDTAQIYGNEAEIGRAIAESGVPRDALFLTTKIWVDNYAKDKLAASLEASLAKLRTDYVDLALIHWPAPGNGIEPEEFMTALAEAKAAGLTRRIGVSNFNVALTQRAIAAVGRDAIATNQIELSPYLQNRKLVEFLQRERIHVTSYMTLAYGKVLGDPTLAEIARRHDATPAQVALAWALQLGYSVIPSSTKREHLASNLLAQQLRLTDDALAQISALERNGREVSPDGLASDWD
- a CDS encoding MFS transporter, whose translation is MPVALLALTLSAFAIGTTEFVIVGLIPTIAADLRVSLPSAGLLVSLYALSVAVGAPLLTALTGRVPRKSLLAALMALFTIGNLVAWRAPGYESLIVARVLTGLAHGVFFSVGSVIATTLVPKDKAASAIATMFSGMTVAFVAGIPLGTFIGQHFGWRTTFVVVAAFGVVALVGALAFIPRGLPHARPAPLVEQARALAHPRLLLVYAMTAVGYGGSLIAFTFMAPLLEQIAGFTPSQVTLVLVAYGVSVAAGNVWGGKLADRLGPVGALKRIFLLLAAVLFALTFAVHHAALVVSTMLAWGAVAFGNVPGLQVYVVKQARHFAPQSAEVASGFNIAAFNLGVAGGSSLGGLVVAHIGLGHTPWIAGAVTLGALALTALSGRLDRRAGLPERTADAVALAH
- a CDS encoding LysR family transcriptional regulator, translating into MKITLDELQTFATVVDTGSITAAAQQLELTVSATSRTLGRLEKKLQTTLLRRTTRRLELTEEGRAFLQNARAIIESVERAEEQMAARRERPSGRLRVDAATPFMLHVVVPLVNGYRTRYPHVELELNSNDEIIDLLERRTDVAIRIGRLKDSTLHSRAIGSSRLRILASPQYLDVHGNPRRVDDLDKHTLLGFNQPESLNQWPVLGRDGEPYRIAPALASSSGETLRQLALQGAGIVCLSDFMTARDRDEGRLVQLLPRQTREVLQPIHAVYYRNTAISSRIASFVDYLADEMKRIGLQRP
- a CDS encoding amino acid adenylation domain-containing protein, with product MARHIVQAIQSHAFGTPYKCALSDSRGDLNYADLDRFSTRFAMRLQDLGCRPGDRVAMLASRRALLVAAIIGVFRAGCVHVPLDPRMPADRLRYILHDVAPTLVIADEDLTDALEHALPSAAPIMPVGELERLLADDDSARLDALVQPLPLPPLDETAIAYCIYTSGSTGRPKGVLINHRSIADFFEGTRVVYDVTPQSRCASFSPLHFDVYLMDMLFPLAQGASLYVHDDVNAPDLLFDAIRTHDVTHFSAWGMMLGLIAQAGEFETAPLPHLKTILTGTDVPDVKTIQRWLRKNAGVQVINAYGPTEATCASTAHVIREIEPERRALYPIGKPLEHVRALLVDERGEPITAPGVPGELMIGGTQVMQGYWNLTEETAARLVRLDGVPFYRTGDVCTYLADGSLYYLGRKDNEVKIGGYRIHLSEIQRVINSVPHVYGSEVVLLESRYGETLLAAGVLFERGASLDAEPQVDEIKRRLAAELPAYMVPRHVTVLEQFPQLSSGKTDRKALLSILQHRINESNQEEVNS
- a CDS encoding acyl carrier protein codes for the protein MKTETMLIQILESVIGVKKVTGDTRFLDIGGNSLNLVEVLKQIKAKTGVAPSPRLFFDKTRSTVTALSAEIDALRELSNAAAPVAG
- a CDS encoding chlorinating enzyme, with amino-acid sequence MQKRFHLSEAEQKFFYENGYAGPFTLYEPEEMTRVWEDVRMDLLDVTKAAFPNSKLNYDRHLDMPALNQIISHPKIVDRISSILGPNVLSWRTEWFPKYPGDEGTDWHQAESFVEFEGTEKLEPTAAEEGRPWELTAWVAMSEATKENGCLKLMPGSHRTWYFDEKRNIPFEPENFNKRVLDDGQKSGFYGYDYEKLKLDPSWKPDEARAVHMEVKPGQFFIFTSRCMHGSNPNTSKDSVRFGWATRFVPTHVKVYSGQDAFHHFGEVLPLDRYSTVLVAGEDRYGHNRVTKPLAAAAALA